A region from the Motacilla alba alba isolate MOTALB_02 unplaced genomic scaffold, Motacilla_alba_V1.0_pri HiC_scaffold_263, whole genome shotgun sequence genome encodes:
- the LOC119696233 gene encoding uncharacterized protein LOC119696233, with protein sequence MIAERGRRAECSRVQPSAAECSRVQPSVAECSRVQPAAAECSPRAGGSPGWPRAAEFPLKADRPRLSPNRARFSPGAETRPVQTKSRNETTSRREPTQVGAASTMRGRPAPAGQGAVAGALPARRRPCAPEEPPEEPPEEPLSCREPRSVRRRERGERYWKAVSVLLTSRHARDTWLGAQQPDSSLSRVSLVQVTNYRVTWKPRNKGKKLDGEERLQSFLQRAASTKSEEAAQDRTQESERFSWV encoded by the exons ATGATTGCCGAGCGCGGCCGGagagccgagtgcagccgagtgcagccgagtgctgccgagtgcagccgagtgcagccgagtgtagccgagtgcagccgagtgcagccCGCCGCAGCCGAGTGCAGCCCGAGAGCCGGCGGGAGCCCCGGGTGGCCGCGCGCAGCCGAGTTTCCCCTCAAAGCCGATCGTCCCCGACTTTCGCCGAACCGAGCCCGCTTCAGCCCAGGAGCCGAAACGAGACCGGTTCAGACCAAAAGCCGAAATGAAACGACTTCACGCCGAGAGCCGACCCAGGTGGGAGCCGCGAGCACCATGAGGGGCCGGCCGGCTCCTGCCGGGCAGGGCGCAGTGGCCGGGGCTCTCCCGGCGCGGCGCCGCCCCTGCGCGCCCGAGGAGCCGCCGGAGGAGCCGCCGGAGGAGCCGCTTTCCTGCCGGGAGCCGCGCTCCGTCCGGCGCCGGGAGCGCGGGGAGCGATATTGGAAAG CTGTTTCTGTACTCCTGACTTCCCGTCACGCCAGGGACACGTGGCTTGGAGCACAGCAGCCGGATTCCTCACTTAGCCGTGTCAGCTTGGTGCAGGTTACGAATTACAGGGTGACTTGGAAACccagaaacaaagggaagaagctg GATGGggaagaaaggctgcagagcttcctgcaacGGGCTGCGAGCACAAAGAGCGAGGAGGCAGCGCAAGACCGGACTCAGGAATCGGAACGGTTTTCTTGGGTTTAA